The genome window TGTGGTCACCAATGGCCTTTGCAATATCCCTCAGTGTTTTGTCGCTTATCATTTGTCCTGCGACTGTGCCGTCATTCTTGATGCCGAAATAGAGTTCACCTCGCTGGTGCTTGTTTAAAATCGCAGAAATAGCAATCAAGGCTTCCTTCAATTCGGAAGTTGATCTTTTCAATTCCAGGATTTCACTCTCTTCAAAACGCATTTTTAATTCCAATTATTTCCTTTCATGTATATTGACAAGGAAACTCATATTTTACGGTTCCTTCTTGTTGCCCTGTGCTTAACTCAAATCGGCCAGATACCAACTGGTAATGGTGGGAATTGTGGATGGCTCCTCAGAAAATTGTCGTAATGTCATCATAATAGTTTCTTTCCGTTTATTTTTTATAACAATCGATAACCAGGGATATCGTCACGCCAATGACCTGTGGCATAATCATGTGGTTTTTTGTTTTGCCATAATTATATCAATCGCCGTTTCCCTACCTGAACTGCGGGTGCCATGGACCGGGAGCGCATCCCGTAAGCCCCGCATTGTAGGCGGGGTAAAGGGGCGCAATATAAAATAAACATATTCCTTACCGGGAAGCAGCCCTGCCCTGTGGGCGGGGAGCTTCACAAACCATGTGCCGGACCTTGATCCGGTATTGTTTGTCCGTGCCGAAAACTTGTCCCTATTTTACCTAAGTGAGAGTTTAAATATTGAGGCATTTTGGTACTTATAGTACTAAAATATGAATATTTTTAAACCACTAATGCAAGAAAGCAGGTAATCCGCATTCCCTCCAGCATAACTAAAAGCTCACCCCCGCCTCCCCTCTGTCGTTCCTGCGAAAACGGGAATCCGTAATCCATGCCTTCAACTGCAATATTCAAGCATTTCCTGCAGGTCTTCAATTAAGTATGCCTTCCCCGGAATTCCGATTACTTTTTCTTGCCCCTTTTCAGCACGCGGGCATAAAATTCTGACAGATCACTTTTAAGTTTTTTATGTGCAATCGGATACGTATACATCATGTGTCCCGCCGGGTACGTAAAAACATGGATGTTGTCGAGGCGTTCCGGGGGAATATCGAGATGATTGAGTGCGTAAATGGTGGCATCATGGACGCATGCCAGGTCAAACATGCCGATACCCACAAATACGCGAAGCAGTTCATTGTTCCGCAACGCCCGGGCAAGATTGGTCACCGTCTCCGGATATCCCATCTTCGGGTCTTCAGCCCCCTCACTGCGCGCGCCCGAACCCCAGTCCCACGAAGGTTCCGCGTTCACATTAATCCTGTCGTACTCTGCCAGGGTTGTAAACTTGAGTTCGCCCTTCAGGTACGCGTTGAATGCGGCCCCTACCGGCCCGCCGATATTATTCATCAGGGGGTCATCCTCAAAGGTACTGTTAATACAGGGGCCGGCCACCCTGCTGTCATAGTAGCTGACGGCCTTCCGTTCGTCCTGGAGCAGGTGGGACATAAATGTCAGCATCGGTACCCGCAGGTTGTATGACAGGATGAGATCAACGGGCATACTCGTATACTGTGACAACTGCCGTGCGATATCGCGCCTCTTGTCGGGAGACAGGGTGTTGCCCTTCCAGAGCGCCTGGGCGTATTCGCCCGAACTCCATGCACGAACCTCCGCCAGAAGCTCATCCAGGGGCATCTTTT of Syntrophales bacterium contains these proteins:
- a CDS encoding ATP-binding protein, whose translation is MELKMRFEESEILELKRSTSELKEALIAISAILNKHQRGELYFGIKNDGTVAGQMISDKTLRDIAKAIGDHIEPEIFPVIQNVNLRGKECIHVTFHGNEAPYYAYGRAYTRVGDSNRQLSAKEV